The Pandoraea apista genomic interval GCGTGGGCGAGCGACATGACGGGCAGTGTAGGGACTCTAATTCCACTATGCAACCCGTTGCATAGTTGGCGTTGCCCACATAGAATCGCCGGAAAACTATGCAACGAGTTGCATAATCCATAGACACGCCGTCGACGTGTCCTGGGCTATGCCGGAATGCCCCCAAAACCTACGGCTCGTGCCGACCGATTGAGAGACACAACGATGAGCGGCTATCCCCACTTGATGCAGCCCCTGGATCTGGGCTTTACGACGTTGCGCAACCGTGTGCTGATGGGTTCGATGCACGTTGGGCTTGAAGAGGCGCGCAACGGCTTCGCCCGCATGGCGGCATTTTATGCGGAACGCGCGCGCGGCGGCGTGGCGTTGATGGTGACGGGTGGCATTGCACCGAACGATGCTGGCCGGCCCTACGCGGGCGGGGCAAAGCTCAGCACCGAAGAGGAGGCCGACAAGCACCGGGTGGTCACGCAGGCCGTGCATGCGGTGGGTGGCAAGATCGCCATGCAGATCCTGCACTTCGGACGCTACGCCTACCATCCCGATCTGGTCGCGCCCAGTGCGTTGCAGGCGCCCATTACGCCCGCCAGGCCGCGCGAGTTGACCAGTGACGAGGTCGAGGCAACCATCGACGACTTCGTGAACTGTGCTGCGCTGGCGCAGCAGGCCGGTTACGACGGCGTCGAGATCATGGGCTCCGAGGGGTATCTGATTAACGAATTCATCGCGGCCCGGACCAATCATCGTACCGACGCCTGGGGCGGTAGCTATGAGAATCGCATACGCTTCGCTGTGGAGATCGTCCGACGCGTGCGAGCGCGCGTTGGGCACGAGTTCATCATCATCTACCGGCTGTCGATGCTTGATCTGGTCGAGGGCGGCTCCACTTTCGACGAGGTCGTCCAACTGGCCCGCGCTATCGAGGCGGCTGGCGCCACGCTCATCAATACGGGTATCGGCTGGCACGAGGCGCGCATTCCGACGATTGCGACGAGCGTGCCGCGTGCTGCATTTGCCTGGGTGACCGGCAAGCTCAAAGGGCATGTCGGCATTCCGCTCATCACGACGAATCGCATCAATATGCCGGACGTCGCCGAACGGATTCTTGCGGATGGCGAGGCTGACATGGTGTCGATGGCTCGGCCGTTGCTGGCCGACCCCGATTTCGTGAACAAGGCCGCCGCCGGGCGCGCCGAGGCCATCAACACGTGTATCGGCTGCAATCAGGCGTGCCTCGATCACACGTTCAGCGGCAAGATCACGTCCTGTCTGGTGAATCCCCGCGCGTGTCATGAAACGGAATTGCGCGTCGAAGCGGCGGGACGCGTGCGCCGCGTGGCCGTCGTCGGGGCGGGCCCGGCCGGTCTTGCGGCAGCCACCGTGGCAGCCCGCCGTGGGCACGACGTCACGCTCATCGAGTCTGATACCGAGATCGGCGGCCAGTTCAATATGGCCAAGCGCATTCCCGGCAAGGAAGAATTCTTCGAGACCCTGCGTTACTTCCGTCATGAACTGGAAGCCACGGGGGTCAAGGTGCAACTCAATACGCGAGCCTCCGTGGCGTCGCTGGTCGAAGGCGGTTACGACGATGTCGTGCTCGCCACCGGTGTAGTGCCGCGCACGCCGGCCATCGACGGCATCGGGCACCCGAAGGTCCTCAGCTACACCGACGTATTGCGCGGTGGTGCGCCGGTGGGCAAGACCGTGGCCGTGATCGGGGCGGGGGGAATCGGCTTCGACGTGGCCGAATTCCTGACGCAGGCAGGCGAGAGCGCTACGCTGGTTCCCGAGAAGTTCTACGCAGAATGGGGTATCGATCCGGCGTACGCGCATGCGGGCGGCCTGCGTGCGCCGGTGCCGGAGGCCTCGCCCCGCAAGGTGTACCTGATGCAGCGCAAGACCTCGAAGGTAGGCGACGGGCTGGGCAAGACCACCGGCTGGATTCACCGGACATCGCTTAAGCACCGTGGTGTGGAAATGATTCCTGGCGTGACCTATCGCCGGATCGACGACGACGGCCTGCACGTCACCATCGACGATCAGCCTCATGTACTGCCGGTCGACAACATCGTCTTGTGTACCGGGCAAGAGCCATTGCGGGATTTGGCCGATGGGCTCCAGTCGGCAGGCGTGCGCGTACATGTCATCGGCGGGGCGGACGTAGCGGCCGAACTCGACGCCAAGCGCGCGATCAAGCAGGGCACGGAACTGGCGATCGACCTATAAGCCGGTGAGCGTGAGGCAGGGGCCGGCGGGTGATTGGTGTGCGACAATGGCACCGCTTCGTCCCGGGTGCCTGCCCGTTCCGAAGCGAAGCGAAGCCAAAGCGTGTGTGCCTTGTGCCGGGCACAACGAGTCCGCGGCGCGCTGCGGCGTGCTGCCATCCCGGCGGCACCCGTTGCGGCCGTAGTGGGAGCCTGAACCGTGTGGCCGACGGTGCCATCGTCAATGAAGCACAAGTTACTCTCGGCCATTTCGCTCAACGGTCGGCTGCGGTTACAGAACCTCGCCGTCGTCTCAGTCGTCGTCATCCTGTGCACCAGCCTTCTCACCTGGGCCTGGGGAAGTTACCGGCGTGCCGATGACGCGTCCGTTGCGCTCGACGCTCTGCGCGCCACGTTGCTGGCGATGGAGAAGGCATCTGCCGAACGTGGCCCGGCCAACGCCGTGCTGGGCGCCGATCTTCCGCTGCCGAACGACGCCGTCACCGCGTTGCGCAATGCGCGCGAGGCGACCAACGCACGCCTACAGGAACTGCTCTCCGCACTTTCGGCCGACACTTGCGAACAATGTGCCGGCGGTCTGCGTGCGGTAGAACGCGCTCGTCTCGATCTGGCCGCGGCCAGTGCCAATGTCGATCTGCTGGTACAGCGCCCGCGCGAAATGCGCAGCGACGCCTCGGTGCGCGACGCTGTCGAGCGCATGATTCGTGTCGTCGCCGATCTCAGCCCTGTGGCTTCGTCTCGTATCGACTTGATTTCGCGGGGCGCTCCCGACGCGCTGCATTACATTATTCTGGCCCGTCTGGCTGCCGATTTACGCGAATATGCGGGTCAGCTCGGCTCGGACTTCACCGCAACCCTGACCACGGGCAAGCCGCTTACCGAAGCGGAGCAACGCGCTATCGAGCGAATGCTCGGCCGTATCGACCAACTGCGCGAGATGATCACGTCGCGTATGGTTGCGCCGCCGGAACTCGGTCCCGAGACGCTCAAGGCGCTCAATGACCAATACTTTGCCGGCGGTCTGCATTACGTGGCGACGGTCCGCACGCTGGCCAGCCAGCCTCGGCCAACCTCGATAACAACGGCCGAATTCGCGCACAACTACGTGCCGACGATGCGCGCCATTACGGATTTTCGCGACAGCATGCTTGAGTTGGCGGCGCATGAGGTAGACGCTCGCCGCTCGCATGCGCTGGAGTTGCTGATCTTCATCGCACTGGCCGAGGTCACGCTGGTACTGTTGATTTTCTTCGTGTTGCGTAATTTCCGTCGTGGCGTGGTGCAGCCGTTCGAGGCGGCGGCGCGCTTCGTCGATGCGCTCGCGCAAGGCGATCTCGACGCGCCGTTGCCCGGCGAAGGGTTGCCGATGCGACGTCCCCAGGTACGCACCGTGTTCGACGCATTGCGCGTTTTGAAACAGAACGCTGTCGAGTTGGTGCAATTGAGACGCGAACGCATGCGTCTGGTGGGGGAGCTGGAGATGTGCACCGACACCGACGCACTGACGCGTCTGATGAACTGGCGGGCGTTCGAGCGGCAGGCGCGCGCCCTGTATGCGATGCCGTCGCCGGGGCGTGTGGCGCTGATCAAGTTCGACATCGACAATTTCTCGCAGATCAATGCGACGTGGGGACACGCCGTAGGCGACGAAGTGCTGCGTCGCGTCGGTGCCGTCTGTCTGAATACCTGTCAGCCCGGCGACGTCGTCGGGCGGCTTGGCGCAGACGCGTTCGTGGTTTTTGCCCGCGTGCTCGACGGACCGCGCGCGCAGCAATTCGCGGAACTGCTGCGCGGGCGCATTGAAGCCACGGCATTGACCTTGCCGCAGGGCAGCGTCTTGCCGTTGACGGCGAGCTTCGGCATCGCGATCGACAATGGCCTGCCAGCCGATGCAAAGGGTGAAACGGCTGGCGAGCCGTCCAACGTTTCGGCCCTCCTGAGTCAGGCGGAACGCCAGCTCAACGTCGCGCGACAGGCGCGGCGCCTTGTCATCGAGTAAGCGTGCATCAAGGCCACTGCGGCGTGGCCGTGCCTAACGCCATCGCAGGCAAGGCCCAGTCGACGGGGGTACCTGCAATCGACATGGGCGTCGCCACCCGTCGCACCGGCCCCCACGACGTGTCTTCGATCCGGGCGGATAGATCGTCGGGCGTTTCGGCGGCGAGCGGCAAGGGCGCCTGCTCGGGCGTGCGATGCGTGGTGAGCAAGCGGGCGGTCCGGGCCAGCGAGGCCCGCACGGCACTGCCGATGTGCTGCGTCTGGCGAAGCGCCAGTGCATGAACTGCCGCCGCCGCCATGAGATACCCCGTGGCGTAGTCAATGCCTTGCCCGGGCAGCGGTACCGGCCGCTGGGCGCCCGCCGCCTGCATACCGGCGTCGGCAATGCCGGCACTCATCTGCAAGAGACTGTCGAAACCGCGTCTTGCCTGCCAGGGGCCTTGCCATCCGTAGGCGTCGAGGCAAACATCAATCAGCATCGGATTGAGTTCGCGACGCCGCGTGGCGCCGAGGCCGAGATGCTCCAGCGCATCGGGGCGATAGCCATGCACCAGGATGTCTGCTTCGCGCAGTAGCGCTTCGAGCGTCGCGCGGCCGTCGGTCTGCTTAAGATCGAGGCGCGCGCAACGCTTGCCGAGGACCACCTCCGGCACGGTGCCCGGTTCCTCCCAGCCCGGTGGATCGATGCGTAGCACTTGCGCGCCGAACCCCGCCAGAAAACGTGTTGCGGTGGGTCCCGCCAGAATGCGGGTGAGGTCGAGCACGCGAATGCCGCTCAAGGGGCGTTCACGCATCGGCTTCCACGCGTCGATGTTGCGCTGCGTGCCCGCCGCGCCGACGTCGAACGTTTCCCAATGCAGCAAAGGTTCGCGGGCTACGGCTTCGCCTTGCGGGTGGGCGTCCCATTGCGCGAGCGTGCGCATGGCTGCCGCGCATCCGCCGTTAGCCACGACGGCGGCTTCCAGTGCGTCTGCCTGCCAGGTGGCCACAAGGCGTGCCACGGCGGCGCGATCGGCCGCTGCGCCAAGCACAGCGAGCGCGGCGGCGCGATGATGCGGCGCATTGGTGTGCAAACGAATCCAGCCATCGACTGTGCGATAGTCGCCCGCAATCGGATCCCACATCGGCCCGGACGACCATCCCTGCGCGCGCAACGACGTCAGGAACCAGAACGATGCGAGCCGCCGGTCGACATTCACCGACGGTACCGGCGCGCCATCCCCAAGCCCGAAATTCCCCGCCGCGCCGGTTGCGAGTCCGGCGACGGCGAGCGAGGCGTTGGCGATGGCCGCCGTGGCGAAATCGGTATACGGAAACGCACACGGTAACGCGCCACTGCCACTGATCGTCAGGTTGACTGGCAAGGTTGGGGGCTCGGCGCCATGTCCGGCGATCGCCAGACGCATATCGTGCAAATAAGGCGCGACGAAATCGTGGGTCTCGGCGAGCGGGACAATGGGCGAGGAAACGGCGGAATGCATAGGAAGTCCTTGAGCGATTCGATAGGTGACATCGCAATGTGCTGCGATGCGAGACTGCCGGCGCAGTGAAGCTTATGCCGATGGATTTTATTGTCAATATTGATTAACTTAATCAAGTTGTTGGCCAATTTTTGCCTTCGTCATCTGCCTTGAACACGATGAATTACTTCACTGCCACACAAGCGGCAGAGCGCCTCGGCGTGTCGCTGCAAACCCTCTATGCCTATGTGAGCCGTGGCTTGCTGCGTGCGGAGCCGGGCAAGACTCACCGTGAGCGCCGCTATCGGGTAGCGGACGTGGAGCGGCTGGCCAAGCAGCGCACGCGGGGGCGCAAGCCGAAAGAGGTCGCCAAGGCGGCATTGGATTGGGGCATGCCGGTGCTGGAGTCGTCGATCACGTTGATCGACAATGGCCGTTGCTACTACCGGGGGCGCGATGCTCTCACGATGGCCGAGACGGCATCGGTCGAGGAAACGGCCGCATGGCTCTGGCAATGCGATGAAGCGTCGGCGTTCGCGATGGACGACACTTGCGGCCGTCCGATGGCCGACTGGCCGGTGTCGTTGCTCGAACGCTATCGCGACCAGCGCGCAGAGAAGGCGTTGTTGCCCACGTTCACGGTGGCGAGCGACGACGCATCGACCGCCATCTGGCAACGCGATCCGATGCGTGTCGCGCAGGGAAGTGCGGCCCTGTTACGCCTGATGACTGCGTGTTTGCTGGGCACTTTGCCCGACAACGCCCCGATCCATGAGCAATGTGCGCGGGCCTGGGGCGTGCGTGACGCCGATGGCGCCGACCTCATTCGCATGGCGCTGGTGCTGTGTGCCGACCATGAGTTGAACGCGTCGAGCTTTACGGCACGTTGTGTCGCGTCGACCGGCGCGAGCCTGCGCGCAGCGGTTATCGCCGGGCTCGCGGCGCTGACCGGGGGGCGGCATGGCGGCACCACCGCCCGTAACGAGGCAATGTGGGAGGAAGTCGGTGAAACGGACGTGGCGGCGCGCATGCGCGAGCGACTGGCCCGTGGCGAGAGGCTGCCAGGCTTCGGGCATCACCTGTATCCGGCGGGGGACGTTCGGGCAAGCGCGATGCTTGCGCGGGTGTTGCCGGCACATCCCGCATGGCAAACGATGATCGACGCGGCCGACGCGCTGATCGGACAACGTCCTTCGCTCGACTTCGCGCTCGTAGCGGTGCGGCGTCACCTGAATCTTCCGGTGGGTGCGGCGTTTGGCCTGTTTGCACTGGGCCGTACCATCGGCTGGATTGCTCACGCGATGGAACAGCGCGAGAGTACCCAATTGATTCGCCCCCGCGCCGCCTATGTCGGGGTGCAGCCGGCGGAAATTCCGTCGGCATGAACGCCCCGATATATCGCATGGTCATCCACGCGAGCGTCGTCCGAAGACGATGCGGTCGCCGGCCCAGACGAGTGCCATCGTCGCGCCCATCAACGGAAAGAGGCAGCCGAGCGTGAACATGCCGATTGTCCAGCCGCGCATTGGCGGTCGTGCTTGCGGGCGAGTCGGTGCGCCGAGCGAGCGGGCCGGCCGCCGCATCCACCACATCACGGCGCCGGTCGCGGCCATCGCGAACAACCCCATCGAAATCAGCGCGCACAGCCATTGATTGGCCGTCCCGAAGTACTTGCCCATGTGCAGGGACGTGCCGTATGAGATCGCTTGTGCAATGGGGCCATAAGCGTTGTAGTCGATGTCTCGCAGGACCTTGCCGCTGTACTGGTCGATGTGCAGTGTTCGTTCGTCGCGCGGATCTGCCGGGAAGTACGAGACGGTATAGACGCCGTCTGGCCGTGAGGGCACGACAAGACTGTAGCCGCTCTCGACGCCGCGTTTCGCCGCAATGGCCATAATGTCGTCGACCGGCAGCGCCCCTTCGGCGCGCAGGCTGGCGGGCGACATGCCTGTACTGCCCATGCCTTCGTGCCCCCGGTGCCCTTCATGACCCGAATGTTCACCACCGGCTTCGCCATGGGTTGCGTGTACTCCGCCGTCGTGCGTCATGCCGGGCATCGACGCCATGGGGCCCGTCGCCGGCATTGTCGAGACCGGGACCGTCGTGTTTCCGACTGCCCAGGGAATTTGCGCGATGGGCAGGTCATCCATCTTCAACGGCTTGGCAGGCACCTGCGAGCGCACCGGGGCTTCGCCCCAGACGCCTGCCGGCGACCCCATGCCGGCCTTCGTTGCCAATGCCTTGAACTGCGTGCCCCACAAGCCGGACCACGGCAGTCCCGTCAGCACGAATGCCAGTCCACCCGCGGCCAGCCAGAGACCTGCCACGCCGTGCAGATTGCGCAATAACGGGCGGCCTCGCAATTGCAGACGCGGGCGCAGCGCTGCCGCCCAGGTCGTTCCGGCACGCGGCCACCACAACGCAAGGCCCGTGGCGAGCATCACGAGCGTCCAGCAACCCGCCAACTCCATGAGCCATTCGCCCGGCTTGCCGAGCATGAGCGAACGGTGGAGCGCGCGGGCCTGCTTCATCAGCCGATGCTCCACGCTCAGCGTGCCAAGCACCACGCCGCTGTACGGATTCACGTAGACACTTTCCCTTTCGCCGCTGGGCAGACGAAAGACGAATTCGGCGCTGCGAGCGGGATCGCGATTGACCTCGACGGAACTGATTTTCGATCCGGCGGGCAGCGCTGCCGCCGCGCGCTCCATCAATGCCTGCTGGCTCAGCCGGGGCGACGCGGAGGCGGCAACAACCATGCGGTCGTGGTACAGCCACGGCTCGATCTGCGGCTGGAAGACGTAGAGGGTGCCGGTGATCGCGAGCACCATGAGCCACGGCATGACGAACAGCCCGGCGTAGAAATGCCAGCGCCAGAGGGTTCGGTATTGCCCGGCGGTGGCCGCCGGTTGCGCTTCGCGCGTTTGGGAATAGGGGATCTGCATAGGGCAACGATTCCGTCTCGTGTTGCCGCTGCGGGGTGCGATGCGAGGCAGCGACAGCGCGTGCATGCCGGCAAGAAGTCTGTGTGGCCGGCCGCGGGCGCAAGTGATGAACGACGCGCTCGCCGGCAACGGCGAGGCATCGGACTGAACGCGAGATCAGGAAACGGCAGGTGGCGCGCGTGCGGGCGGCGTGAGGGCGAGTGGCGCGTTGGTTGGACGACTGTCGGCAACCGGTCCCGCACGGGCAATCCATGCGAACGACACCGCGCCGGTGAGCGCGGGCATGGCGAGCGGCGGATGATTGGCCAGCAGCGAACAGTACCCGCAGACGTCGCCCTGACTGTCGTGCGACGAATGCGACAGGGACGTGTCATGCGCCGCTTGGCCGCCGTGCGCATCGGCGGACAGGGTCAGCGCCATGGCAGGGGCAATCCCATCGACCGTGCAAAACGCGACATCCAGTATTCGCGCCTGTTCCGCACGATGCGCGGCCAGTACCTGACTGATGGCCGGCATGCAAATCGCGAGCCACATGGCGGCGAGGCCGAGCCATGCGAATAAGCGTTTGCGTGCGGTGAAAGACATGCGTTGGGAGCGATAGCCGTGCGAAGGAAGCCAGAATGCTATCACGCGGGCCGGCCGCTCGCCGCCTCAATCGGGCGGGCGAGCGGCGAGGCATTTATCCCTGCCACTGCTGCACGGCAAAGTCGTTGCGTATCAGGCGTGCGCTCAACAGAAAGCGCTTCACGCCGTCAAGTATCTGAATGCCGGACGGCGGCAGTGCCTCGGCCGGATAGTTCGAGATCGGATGCGCGATCTTGATCGCGTCGACCGTAACGCCGCTGGTGCGCTGGTGAAAGTCGAAGTATGCCGCAGGGTCGCGATCAATGTCCGCCAACGCGGCACGGCGCGCCCGGTTCCACGCGGCCGGCAGGTCGGGGGCCCGGGTCAGAACCTCCGTCGAGGCCACAATGACCGACGACCCTAGCAGCTCGGGATGTTGGGTTGCGCGATCGATAACGGGGTAGCCCAGTGCCGCCAGTGTTGGCGCGAGATCCGATTGCGCAGCATAGGCGCCGACAGCGCCGTGTTCAAGGGCGGCACCCGCGTCGCGTCCGAGCATGTGAACGACCTTCGTGCGCCCGGTGAGCCCGGCGCCGTCGAGCACACCGAGCAGATAGCGATGGATATACGAGCCGAGCGGCACTCCGACAGTCTTGCCGTCGAGTTCCTTTACGCTGCGCACACCGCCGCGCGGCGTCAGCAGCCACGCGGCCAGACCGATTTCTTCGAAGCCGATCAGGCGTCCCTTGAGCCCTTGCGACCGCGCAACGACGGCAGGCGTGTCGCCGTAAATGCCTACGTCCAGCGTACCCGAGAAGAACGCTTCGTTAAGATCGGGGCCGTTCAGGAACATGTCGAAGCGAACGTCCCTGAAACCGAGCGGCGCCAGCTCGCGCTGGAGATAGCCGCGCGCGAGTGCATAACCCGTTGGCGCGGCCGGTGCCCGTGCCGGGCCAATCACGCCGAAGCGCAACGTCTTTCCATTGCCGCTGGCGGCGTGCACACCGCTGCCCGCGAGCAGCAAACCGCCTGCGGCAACGCCCTTGAGCAGGGCGCGGCGAGTGGAGGAAACTTCGTATCGTGGGTCTTTCGTCATCAATGGGCCTTCGTCAACAGAACATAACTGGCGTCGAGTGCTGCGGTGGAGTGGCGCCCCGGGCCCCAGCCCACGGCGTCGCGATAGCTGCCCCAGGTGGCATCGCGCAACACTTGTGCGTCATCGGCGGTGGTGGGCCTATCGGCCTGTGGCGCCACGAACAGGGCGTCTTCGGGGCAGTAGAGTTCGCACATGAAGCACGTCTGGCAATCATCCTGCCGTGCAATGCGCGGAATGCCGCCGTCCACGGCTTCGAACACGTTGGTCGGGCACGCCCGCACGCAGATGTTGCATCCCGTGCAGCGGGCAGGGTTCACGATCTCAATCATGCGAGGGCTCCGTTCAAAGCGGGGTTATTGGTCGATGGCATGGGCTCGTGAGCGGAGCGGGGCGCGCGCGTGACGACGGCATGGCGGCGCACCCAGACATCGTCGAGACCGCCGCTGAGCAAGCGGTGACGTTGTGAGTCGTCGGTGGCGGTGTATTCGACCCGGCGATGCATGCCCCGCGTTTCCGTGCGCGCTTGCGCACTGCGGTACATCCAGCGCGCTGTGGCGAGCATCGCGGCCGCTTCGCGCGCGCGCACGGCCTCTTGCGCGTCTCGCGCGGGCGCACGCGTACGAAGTTGTGCCCACAGGGCATCGAGACGCACTAGCGAATCCGCCAAAAGATCCGCGCTGCGCCACCAGTTGCGCTCGTAGGGGAACACCTCGTTCTGAACGGCGCGAATGATCTGGGCACTATCGATACCCTCGTGGGCAGAAGTCTCGCGCAATGCCGCGCCCCCGGTGTGATACCGCGTGGCCGACGCCGGGCGGCGGTTGGCGCGGGCGAACGTGGCTGCGCCGGCGCCCGCCCAGAATCCCGAGGACATCGCCCAGGCGGCGTTGTGGCTGCCGCCGCCGGTAAAGCCGCCGCAGATCAGTTCACGCGTAGCTGCGTCGCCCGCCGCGTAGAGGCCATGGACCGACGTAGCGCAGTCGTGCCCAGTCACGCTCAGTCCGCCCGTGCCTCGCACGGTGCCTTCCAGACGCAAGGTGACGGGGAAGTGCTGTGTAAAAGGATCGATGCCCAGGCGGTCGAACGGCAGGAAGAAGTTTGGCTGCGCCGTGCGCATCCATGCACGGACTTGATCGTCGGCCAGATCGAGGCAGCCGAAGACCTTATGCGACGTCAGTTCGCGGGCGATCACGCCGCGCCCGCGGGCCGAGCCGGCGCCTTCGATCTTTCGACCGTCTTCGTCATAAAAGGTGGCCCACTTGTAGAACATCGACTTGGTTACGGAGGCGAATGCCGGTCCAAGTCCGTAAGCGTTCGAAAACTCCATGCCGGACAATTCCGCGCCGGCCTCGGCAGCCATGAGTTGCCCGTCGCCCGTGAGCACATTGCAGCCGAGGGCGCGGCTGAGGAAGGCGCAGCCGCCCGTGGCAATGACTACGGCGTTCGCGAGCACCTGCCACGTCTCGCCCGTCTGACGATTGACCCCGGCCGCACCTGCCACCGCGCCGTCGTCGTCGACCAGCAGTTCGAGCGCCGGGCTGTGATCGAGAATGCGCGCACCGCTTTCCTTCACGCGTTTGCGCATCAGCCGCATGTACTCCGGCCCCTGAACCGAAGTGCGCTGCGATTGCCCGAATTCGTCCACGGGGAACGGATAACCCCACTCGGCCAATTGCTGGACGTTGTCCCATGTCTGTGCCAGTACGCGATCCATCCAGGCATGTTCGGCCAGACGGCCGCCCATCTCGAAACGGCTTGCCTTGGCGCGTTCGCGCGAGTCGCCTTCATCGGGCACATACCAGACAGCCGTGCCCGACGGCGCAGTGGCGCCTGACGTGCCGCAATACCCCTTGTCGGCCAGCACCACCCTGGCGCCATTTGCCGCCGCGCTGATCGCCGCCCACGTTCCGGCGGGGCCACCGCCGATTACGAGTACGTCCACGTCGTGACGCTTGCCGACGAAGGCGTCGGTCACTTTGCGCCGCTGTGCATTTGTCTGAGTCATTTCCATACGCTCCCGAGTCGAATTTCGATATGCCGATTCATTACTTGGCCGATGGGCGAAACGCGGTACCGTGACCGGTCGTCTCACGCCCATTTCCCCCATCCCACGGCGTCATGCAGCAAACCTCCGCACGTCCTGCCGGCTACGCGAATGCCGGCCAAGACATCGCCATTCAGGCGGCGTCCCATCTACCGTTGCGCTCGAACGGGCGCGATCTCACCGCACCACAGCGCGAAGTCATCTGGACCGCGTTTCGCAACAACGCGGGCTTGCGCTCGTGGTCCGACGAGGTGCTCAACGCGCTGATTCAAGCCGGCCATTTGGAGACCTATCCCGATGGCGCGCTCATCTACGCTGCCGGCGAGCCTTGCCCGGATATCCACGTCATCCTGTCGGGCGTGCTCGAGTGGCAGTGGACCAGCCCGGACGGCGGGCGCGCCGTCGAAGACTTCATTCCCCCCGGCGAGGTGGCGAACTTCATCGCAGTGCTCACCGGCGAGACATCCGTTCATCACCAGCGCGCCAGAGGACTCACCCGGTTGTTTCACATTCCCGCGCAGGCGTTGAACGCGCAATTCGATCGCGATCCGACGCTCAGCGCGTCGCTGCTGCGGTTGATCGCCGCCCGGGCGCGCGGGCTGCATGACCGGCTCGGACGCCACAGCCTCATGCCGTTTCGTGCCCGTCTCGCCTATCAGTTGCTGGCCCTGGCCAGACGCTACGGCGTGCCGGACGGCGAGGGCGTAACCCTGAGCTTGCGGTTGTCGCAGGAGGACCTCGCGGCCTTGCTGATGGCGTCTCGTCAGTACCTCAACCGTGAGTTCCGCTGGTTCCTCGATCGGCAACT includes:
- a CDS encoding sensor domain-containing diguanylate cyclase, with amino-acid sequence MKHKLLSAISLNGRLRLQNLAVVSVVVILCTSLLTWAWGSYRRADDASVALDALRATLLAMEKASAERGPANAVLGADLPLPNDAVTALRNAREATNARLQELLSALSADTCEQCAGGLRAVERARLDLAAASANVDLLVQRPREMRSDASVRDAVERMIRVVADLSPVASSRIDLISRGAPDALHYIILARLAADLREYAGQLGSDFTATLTTGKPLTEAEQRAIERMLGRIDQLREMITSRMVAPPELGPETLKALNDQYFAGGLHYVATVRTLASQPRPTSITTAEFAHNYVPTMRAITDFRDSMLELAAHEVDARRSHALELLIFIALAEVTLVLLIFFVLRNFRRGVVQPFEAAARFVDALAQGDLDAPLPGEGLPMRRPQVRTVFDALRVLKQNAVELVQLRRERMRLVGELEMCTDTDALTRLMNWRAFERQARALYAMPSPGRVALIKFDIDNFSQINATWGHAVGDEVLRRVGAVCLNTCQPGDVVGRLGADAFVVFARVLDGPRAQQFAELLRGRIEATALTLPQGSVLPLTASFGIAIDNGLPADAKGETAGEPSNVSALLSQAERQLNVARQARRLVIE
- a CDS encoding NADPH-dependent 2,4-dienoyl-CoA reductase, whose product is MSGYPHLMQPLDLGFTTLRNRVLMGSMHVGLEEARNGFARMAAFYAERARGGVALMVTGGIAPNDAGRPYAGGAKLSTEEEADKHRVVTQAVHAVGGKIAMQILHFGRYAYHPDLVAPSALQAPITPARPRELTSDEVEATIDDFVNCAALAQQAGYDGVEIMGSEGYLINEFIAARTNHRTDAWGGSYENRIRFAVEIVRRVRARVGHEFIIIYRLSMLDLVEGGSTFDEVVQLARAIEAAGATLINTGIGWHEARIPTIATSVPRAAFAWVTGKLKGHVGIPLITTNRINMPDVAERILADGEADMVSMARPLLADPDFVNKAAAGRAEAINTCIGCNQACLDHTFSGKITSCLVNPRACHETELRVEAAGRVRRVAVVGAGPAGLAAATVAARRGHDVTLIESDTEIGGQFNMAKRIPGKEEFFETLRYFRHELEATGVKVQLNTRASVASLVEGGYDDVVLATGVVPRTPAIDGIGHPKVLSYTDVLRGGAPVGKTVAVIGAGGIGFDVAEFLTQAGESATLVPEKFYAEWGIDPAYAHAGGLRAPVPEASPRKVYLMQRKTSKVGDGLGKTTGWIHRTSLKHRGVEMIPGVTYRRIDDDGLHVTIDDQPHVLPVDNIVLCTGQEPLRDLADGLQSAGVRVHVIGGADVAAELDAKRAIKQGTELAIDL
- a CDS encoding CoA transferase yields the protein MHSAVSSPIVPLAETHDFVAPYLHDMRLAIAGHGAEPPTLPVNLTISGSGALPCAFPYTDFATAAIANASLAVAGLATGAAGNFGLGDGAPVPSVNVDRRLASFWFLTSLRAQGWSSGPMWDPIAGDYRTVDGWIRLHTNAPHHRAAALAVLGAAADRAAVARLVATWQADALEAAVVANGGCAAAMRTLAQWDAHPQGEAVAREPLLHWETFDVGAAGTQRNIDAWKPMRERPLSGIRVLDLTRILAGPTATRFLAGFGAQVLRIDPPGWEEPGTVPEVVLGKRCARLDLKQTDGRATLEALLREADILVHGYRPDALEHLGLGATRRRELNPMLIDVCLDAYGWQGPWQARRGFDSLLQMSAGIADAGMQAAGAQRPVPLPGQGIDYATGYLMAAAAVHALALRQTQHIGSAVRASLARTARLLTTHRTPEQAPLPLAAETPDDLSARIEDTSWGPVRRVATPMSIAGTPVDWALPAMALGTATPQWP
- a CDS encoding citrate synthase family protein; protein product: MNYFTATQAAERLGVSLQTLYAYVSRGLLRAEPGKTHRERRYRVADVERLAKQRTRGRKPKEVAKAALDWGMPVLESSITLIDNGRCYYRGRDALTMAETASVEETAAWLWQCDEASAFAMDDTCGRPMADWPVSLLERYRDQRAEKALLPTFTVASDDASTAIWQRDPMRVAQGSAALLRLMTACLLGTLPDNAPIHEQCARAWGVRDADGADLIRMALVLCADHELNASSFTARCVASTGASLRAAVIAGLAALTGGRHGGTTARNEAMWEEVGETDVAARMRERLARGERLPGFGHHLYPAGDVRASAMLARVLPAHPAWQTMIDAADALIGQRPSLDFALVAVRRHLNLPVGAAFGLFALGRTIGWIAHAMEQRESTQLIRPRAAYVGVQPAEIPSA
- a CDS encoding PepSY-associated TM helix domain-containing protein codes for the protein MQIPYSQTREAQPAATAGQYRTLWRWHFYAGLFVMPWLMVLAITGTLYVFQPQIEPWLYHDRMVVAASASPRLSQQALMERAAAALPAGSKISSVEVNRDPARSAEFVFRLPSGERESVYVNPYSGVVLGTLSVEHRLMKQARALHRSLMLGKPGEWLMELAGCWTLVMLATGLALWWPRAGTTWAAALRPRLQLRGRPLLRNLHGVAGLWLAAGGLAFVLTGLPWSGLWGTQFKALATKAGMGSPAGVWGEAPVRSQVPAKPLKMDDLPIAQIPWAVGNTTVPVSTMPATGPMASMPGMTHDGGVHATHGEAGGEHSGHEGHRGHEGMGSTGMSPASLRAEGALPVDDIMAIAAKRGVESGYSLVVPSRPDGVYTVSYFPADPRDERTLHIDQYSGKVLRDIDYNAYGPIAQAISYGTSLHMGKYFGTANQWLCALISMGLFAMAATGAVMWWMRRPARSLGAPTRPQARPPMRGWTIGMFTLGCLFPLMGATMALVWAGDRIVFGRRSRG